One region of Hymenobacter sediminicola genomic DNA includes:
- a CDS encoding threonine synthase: MTTLETTTQSRLQALHCAACGTPHDAFTLQRVSNCCAQPLLARYDLTASLTRAEAINPADNSMWRYRALLPLLDDSNLVTLGEGWTPLLPLPRLAARHGLRSLLLKDEGQNPTGSFKARGLSMAVSKAKELGVTGCIIPTAGNAGVALAAYCARAGLRCVVVMPRHTPTAFKEECYWYGAEVHLVDGLINDCAARVRELNAASELLDVSTLKEPYRLEGKKTMGYELAEQLNWTLPDVLLYPAGGGTGLIGIWKALREMQALGWLPRTAKLPRMVAVQAASCCPLVETRAGRQPNCHAYIGRPSIANGLAVPRPLGEALMLNVLDESNGLTLAITDEQMLAGMRELSHFEGLFVAPEGGALWSATLHLLHTGQIRPDEQILLLNTGSAQKYLDNVLGRSEG, translated from the coding sequence ATGACCACCCTCGAAACCACCACCCAGTCCCGTTTGCAAGCGCTGCACTGCGCCGCCTGCGGTACTCCCCACGATGCCTTCACGCTCCAGCGCGTATCTAACTGCTGCGCCCAGCCGCTGCTGGCCCGCTACGACCTGACCGCGTCCCTCACCCGCGCCGAGGCCATCAACCCGGCCGATAACTCCATGTGGCGCTACCGGGCGCTGCTGCCACTACTTGATGATAGCAACCTCGTGACGCTGGGGGAAGGCTGGACGCCGCTGCTGCCGCTGCCGCGCCTGGCAGCCCGCCACGGCTTGCGCAGTCTGCTGCTCAAGGATGAAGGCCAGAACCCCACTGGCTCGTTCAAGGCCCGGGGCCTGAGCATGGCCGTTTCAAAGGCCAAGGAATTGGGCGTAACCGGCTGCATCATCCCGACGGCCGGCAACGCGGGGGTGGCGCTGGCGGCCTATTGCGCCCGCGCCGGTTTGCGCTGCGTGGTGGTGATGCCCCGCCACACGCCCACGGCCTTTAAGGAGGAATGCTACTGGTACGGCGCCGAAGTACACCTCGTGGACGGCCTCATCAACGACTGCGCCGCCCGGGTGCGGGAGCTGAACGCCGCCAGCGAGTTGCTTGATGTCTCGACTTTAAAAGAGCCTTACCGCCTTGAGGGCAAGAAAACCATGGGCTACGAACTGGCCGAACAGCTGAACTGGACGCTGCCTGACGTGCTGCTCTACCCTGCCGGCGGTGGCACCGGCCTCATCGGCATCTGGAAGGCCCTGCGCGAAATGCAGGCCCTGGGCTGGCTGCCGCGCACCGCCAAGCTGCCCCGCATGGTGGCCGTGCAGGCTGCCAGCTGCTGCCCATTGGTGGAAACCCGCGCCGGCCGCCAGCCCAACTGCCATGCCTACATCGGCCGCCCGTCCATTGCCAACGGCTTGGCCGTGCCGCGCCCGTTAGGTGAAGCCCTGATGCTGAACGTGCTGGATGAGTCCAACGGCCTGACCCTGGCCATTACCGACGAACAGATGCTGGCCGGCATGCGTGAGCTAAGCCACTTCGAAGGCCTGTTCGTGGCCCCTGAAGGCGGGGCACTTTGGAGCGCAACCCTGCACTTGCTCCACACCGGCCAGATCCGGCCTGACGAGCAGATTCTGCTGCTCAACACCGGCTCGGCTCAGAAGTACTTGGATAACGTGCTAGGTCGGTCAGAAGGCTAG
- a CDS encoding LysR substrate-binding domain-containing protein: MLIDPPAPFAMLSHAHEVFLEVARQLSFTKAGQTLFLSQSAVSKRVRGLEDHYKTGLFERLGNSVQLTAAGELLYRKLLLARQLQHELHQEFTELNPEFQPQQQMVIGASTTISLYVIPPVLSAYLGRYPHTQLTLKNRNSENILKALLEHEIDLGIIEGIHKVSNVTYTPLLTDEVVAVCSARNPLHRRELEAQDLRRTPVALRETGSGTLAVLEEALLTHGIRLTDLPVKVRLGGTEALKNFVRVDTCLAFLPRQSVMKELAAGELVEVPVRDLNLVRHFDFVQRKGTENNLPYKTFVQFARRYYGNLQR, from the coding sequence TTGCTGATCGACCCACCGGCCCCATTCGCCATGCTTTCCCACGCCCACGAAGTCTTTCTCGAAGTTGCCCGGCAACTGAGCTTTACCAAGGCGGGGCAGACGCTTTTTCTGAGCCAGTCGGCCGTGAGCAAGCGGGTGCGGGGGCTGGAAGATCACTACAAAACGGGGCTATTTGAGCGGCTCGGCAACTCGGTGCAGCTCACGGCGGCCGGCGAGCTGCTGTACCGCAAGCTGCTGCTGGCCCGGCAGCTGCAACACGAGCTGCACCAGGAGTTTACGGAGCTTAATCCCGAGTTTCAGCCTCAGCAGCAAATGGTGATTGGGGCCAGCACCACCATTTCGCTGTACGTCATTCCGCCGGTGCTGTCGGCGTACCTGGGCCGCTACCCGCACACCCAGCTCACGCTCAAAAACCGCAATTCCGAGAACATCCTCAAGGCGCTGCTGGAGCATGAAATCGACCTGGGCATCATCGAGGGTATCCATAAAGTCAGCAACGTGACTTACACGCCGCTGCTCACCGATGAAGTGGTGGCGGTGTGCTCAGCCCGCAACCCCCTGCACCGCCGTGAGTTGGAAGCCCAGGATTTGCGCCGCACGCCCGTGGCGTTGCGTGAAACCGGCTCCGGCACCCTGGCCGTGCTGGAAGAAGCCCTGCTGACCCACGGCATCCGTCTCACCGATTTGCCGGTGAAAGTGCGTCTGGGTGGTACGGAGGCCCTCAAAAACTTTGTGCGTGTGGATACCTGCCTAGCGTTTCTGCCCCGGCAGTCGGTGATGAAGGAGCTGGCCGCCGGGGAGCTGGTGGAAGTGCCCGTCCGCGACCTGAACTTGGTGCGCCACTTCGATTTCGTGCAGCGCAAAGGCACCGAAAACAACCTGCCCTACAAAACCTTCGTGCAGTTTGCCCGGCGGTATTACGGCAACCTGCAGCGGTAA
- a CDS encoding SemiSWEET family sugar transporter, with translation MNFISLLGALAAVLTTAAYVPQAYKTIKTRSTASLSLPTYLMLFAGTITWVVYAIYIDNWPVMIANIVTAALAGIILFLKLTTKPGTGAS, from the coding sequence ATGAATTTTATCTCCCTGCTCGGGGCCCTGGCCGCCGTGCTTACTACGGCCGCATACGTGCCTCAGGCCTACAAAACCATCAAAACCCGGTCCACGGCCAGCCTTTCGCTGCCTACGTACCTGATGCTGTTTGCGGGCACTATTACCTGGGTGGTATATGCCATCTACATCGACAACTGGCCCGTTATGATTGCCAACATCGTCACGGCTGCACTGGCCGGTATCATCCTGTTCCTGAAGCTCACCACCAAACCCGGCACAGGTGCCTCGTAA
- a CDS encoding alpha-2-macroglobulin family protein, translating to MLSKTLSRLPLLVLLAVLCACSKSGSDGGQDPNGEEIDPYQNLVFQFADAVVTPELQDRWDTVQVVSFEPAVRGKFKWNSDRELIFSPSTPFKPSTAFKATLRKEMLPEGKRNAELPENRQKFHTPYLEMQEPQAFWGRSSRAAGTAEMRVELPFNYAVKPADVKPLLRVTQDGQPVAFEVSGEPGEVVRVSLNQQVRPGSPLTVALAQGLHAVGSDQPSTTDYETQVTVPDPEALQVTTIEGSLKNADPVVLITTNQPVTAADLQSYLTVSPQVAYEVEEVENGVRLKGGFEVGRSYQIGVNQGLRGGLGGILGEAVTQTVSFSDERPTISFGSAEKAMYLDALGSRNLGVRINEVGQVKVTIAKVYANNIQQLLRGGTQYGYPEYDGEESSEEEGDGGEYVDRSFQYYDVENLGNVLTERTYTVSGLPKAQGLRLLNLNLKDLEFAGGLKGLYIIKVQDTERQWLQVSKLVAVSDIGLIVKQGKGGSTLVFANSIRNAKPLSGVELRYISTNNQVMGTGLSNHEGVARFDSTAANGRFKLGMVMAQQGNDFTFLDLSRSRVETSRFEVGGLQTNAARYQAFLYGDRDLYRPGDTIQTNTVLRTDAWQAPPKGLPVKIRLLLPTGKEYASLQKTLNAAGSFEARFLLPPAVMTGIYTLEVLTGNDVLLTSRQLSVEEFIPDRMKVTVKADRAVAKPGQSVSAQITAQNLFGPPAADRKFEVEFSLKEKAFKPKGYEQYTFAINSGDKRRGSYGDLESTPISDRFEKTTREGITDAAGRGTATYQVPDYTDLGILEGAAFTTVFDETGRPVNRLATFEVQTQPVLFGIRSADDLVSTGQPLAVQLAALTPAGQPTTAQARVQVVRLLWETVIERQGGRYVYNSQKREEVVLNRVVSVKGAGQDAGLNFTPTYSGEYEVRVSGTGAVTYVARRVYAYGYGDTQSNSFEVNNEGEVTIEADKPKYQPGDVAHLLLKTPFPGRVLVTVERDRVLDHFYVTTDEKSAKVDVPIRGNHVPNIYVTATAIREIKDNRLPLTVARGFVPLTVEKPGARLQVAIKAPTQSRSQTAQTIEITTAPGAQVTLAMVDEGILQMKDYRTPDPYGYFYQKRALEVQAYDVYPFLLPELGTSSTGGDGYDLSRRTTPVPNRRVRLLAKWSGVLTADASGKVRYKLQIPQFSGAIRIMAVAYKNDAFGSAEHTMRVADPVVISTALPRFLSPGDTIDVPVTLTNTTGNKITGVIHMLLKGDKTVSELTQNAAIQSDMKLHDGLLEVVETSNQPISDAASRSTWYTAQGIVLLPNTERRIVFRLKAREKIGSDVVRIIVTESNGSKERFTEIVELPIRPASPLQKRTGAGVVAGGAAQQLNLRTDFLPSSLRSQLVVSRSPMTEFAKDLRYLLQYPYGCLEQTVSAAFPQLYYGDLAATLGQKTGRTSKAGLFNPNYHVQEAIRKVEAQQMYNGSLSYWPGGDYDNWWATAYAAHFLLEAQQAGFDVNKNVLDRVLRYLQARVRKRETETYNIIQTGGVIQPLTLAKKEIAYSLYVLALAGRPDAVGLNYYKANRKLLPEDSRYLLAAAFALSGNQRSYREALPTRFGVQSIAGRQLDGAFSSPIRDEALVLNALLAADPANAQVNVLARQLSRQVKQANWLSTQERAFALLALGKLAKKNAGSTVTASLLADGKAIGNFSGKDLTVSNVANRQLALRTSGRGSLYYFWETEGISPTGQVREEDAYLQVRRQFLNRTGQPVGSTSFRQNDLVVVKITIQSAESAGEVKNVAITDLLPAGLEIENPRIGAVRELTWATDAAQPDYLDVRDDRINLFTTVTPQPKSFYYLCRAVSKGTFKLGPVSADAMYNAEYHSYAGSGVVRVR from the coding sequence ATGCTATCGAAAACACTTTCCCGCCTGCCGCTGCTGGTGTTGCTGGCGGTGCTGTGCGCCTGCTCCAAGTCTGGTTCCGACGGTGGACAAGACCCCAACGGCGAGGAAATTGACCCGTACCAGAACCTCGTGTTTCAGTTTGCCGATGCCGTGGTGACGCCCGAGCTGCAGGACCGCTGGGATACGGTGCAAGTGGTGAGCTTCGAGCCGGCGGTGCGCGGCAAGTTCAAGTGGAATAGTGACCGGGAGCTGATTTTCTCGCCCAGCACGCCCTTCAAGCCCAGCACCGCCTTCAAGGCCACACTGCGCAAGGAAATGCTACCCGAAGGCAAGCGCAACGCCGAGCTGCCCGAGAACCGCCAGAAATTCCACACGCCCTACCTGGAAATGCAGGAGCCGCAGGCGTTCTGGGGCCGCTCCAGTCGGGCCGCCGGCACCGCCGAGATGCGCGTGGAGCTGCCCTTCAACTATGCCGTGAAGCCCGCCGACGTGAAGCCGCTGCTGCGCGTGACCCAGGACGGCCAGCCCGTAGCCTTTGAAGTCAGCGGCGAGCCAGGCGAGGTGGTGCGCGTCAGCCTCAACCAGCAGGTGCGCCCCGGCTCCCCGCTCACGGTGGCGCTGGCCCAGGGCCTGCACGCCGTGGGCAGCGACCAGCCCAGCACCACTGACTACGAAACCCAGGTAACCGTGCCCGACCCCGAGGCCCTGCAGGTAACCACCATCGAAGGCTCGCTGAAAAATGCCGACCCGGTGGTACTCATCACCACCAACCAGCCCGTGACGGCTGCCGATTTGCAGAGCTACCTCACCGTGTCGCCGCAGGTGGCCTATGAGGTGGAGGAAGTGGAAAACGGCGTGCGGCTGAAGGGCGGCTTCGAGGTGGGGCGCAGCTACCAGATTGGCGTGAACCAGGGCCTGCGCGGCGGGTTGGGCGGCATCTTGGGCGAGGCCGTGACGCAGACCGTGAGCTTCTCCGACGAGCGGCCCACCATCAGCTTCGGCAGCGCCGAGAAGGCCATGTACCTCGACGCGCTGGGCTCGCGCAACCTGGGTGTGCGCATCAACGAGGTGGGCCAGGTGAAGGTGACCATTGCCAAAGTCTACGCCAACAATATCCAGCAGCTGCTGCGCGGCGGCACCCAGTACGGCTACCCCGAGTACGACGGCGAGGAAAGCAGCGAGGAAGAAGGCGACGGCGGCGAATACGTGGACCGCTCCTTCCAGTACTACGACGTGGAGAACCTGGGCAACGTCCTCACGGAGCGCACCTACACCGTGTCGGGCTTGCCGAAGGCGCAGGGGCTGCGGCTGCTGAACCTGAACCTCAAGGACCTGGAGTTTGCGGGCGGCCTGAAGGGGCTCTACATCATCAAGGTGCAGGACACCGAGCGGCAGTGGCTGCAAGTGAGCAAGCTGGTGGCCGTGTCGGACATCGGGCTGATTGTGAAGCAGGGCAAAGGCGGCAGCACGCTGGTGTTTGCCAACTCCATCCGCAACGCCAAGCCGCTTTCCGGCGTGGAGCTGCGCTACATCAGCACCAACAACCAGGTGATGGGCACCGGCCTCAGCAACCACGAGGGCGTGGCCCGCTTCGACAGCACGGCCGCCAACGGCCGCTTCAAGCTGGGCATGGTGATGGCCCAGCAGGGCAACGACTTCACTTTCCTCGACCTGAGCCGCAGCCGGGTGGAAACCTCCCGCTTCGAGGTGGGCGGGCTGCAAACCAACGCCGCCCGCTACCAGGCTTTCCTCTACGGCGACCGGGACCTGTACCGCCCCGGCGACACCATCCAGACCAATACCGTGCTGCGCACCGACGCCTGGCAGGCCCCGCCCAAGGGCCTACCGGTGAAAATCCGGCTGCTGCTGCCCACCGGCAAGGAGTACGCCAGCCTGCAGAAAACCCTGAATGCGGCCGGCTCCTTCGAGGCCCGCTTCCTGCTGCCCCCAGCCGTGATGACCGGCATCTACACCCTGGAAGTGCTGACCGGCAACGACGTGCTGCTGACCTCGCGCCAGCTTTCGGTGGAGGAGTTTATTCCGGACCGCATGAAGGTGACGGTGAAGGCCGACCGCGCCGTGGCGAAGCCCGGGCAGTCGGTTTCCGCGCAGATTACGGCCCAGAACCTATTCGGTCCACCCGCCGCCGACCGTAAGTTTGAAGTCGAGTTTTCCTTGAAGGAAAAAGCCTTCAAACCCAAAGGGTACGAGCAGTACACCTTCGCCATCAACAGCGGCGACAAGCGGCGCGGCAGCTATGGCGACCTAGAATCGACGCCTATTTCCGACCGTTTCGAGAAAACCACCCGCGAAGGCATCACCGACGCCGCCGGCCGCGGCACCGCCACCTACCAGGTACCCGACTACACCGACCTCGGCATCCTGGAAGGCGCGGCCTTCACCACGGTATTCGACGAAACCGGCCGCCCGGTAAACCGCCTGGCCACCTTCGAGGTGCAGACCCAGCCGGTGCTGTTCGGCATCCGGAGCGCCGATGATCTGGTGAGCACCGGCCAGCCGCTGGCCGTGCAGTTGGCGGCCCTCACGCCGGCCGGCCAGCCCACCACGGCCCAGGCCCGGGTGCAGGTGGTGCGCCTGCTCTGGGAGACTGTTATTGAGCGCCAGGGTGGCCGCTACGTCTACAACTCGCAGAAGCGCGAGGAAGTGGTGCTCAACCGTGTGGTGTCGGTGAAAGGAGCGGGCCAGGATGCCGGCCTGAACTTCACGCCCACCTATTCCGGCGAGTACGAAGTGCGGGTGTCGGGCACCGGGGCCGTGACCTACGTGGCCCGGCGCGTGTACGCCTACGGCTACGGCGACACTCAGAGCAACTCCTTCGAGGTGAACAACGAGGGCGAGGTGACCATTGAGGCCGACAAGCCCAAGTACCAGCCCGGCGACGTGGCCCACCTGCTGCTGAAAACGCCCTTTCCCGGCCGCGTGCTCGTGACCGTGGAGCGGGACCGGGTGCTCGACCACTTCTACGTGACCACCGACGAGAAATCGGCCAAGGTGGACGTGCCCATCCGGGGCAACCACGTGCCCAACATCTACGTGACGGCCACCGCCATCCGCGAAATCAAGGACAACCGCCTGCCGCTCACCGTGGCCCGGGGCTTCGTGCCGCTGACGGTGGAGAAGCCCGGCGCGCGCCTGCAAGTCGCCATTAAGGCCCCCACCCAAAGCCGCTCCCAGACCGCCCAGACCATTGAAATCACCACCGCCCCCGGCGCGCAGGTGACGCTGGCTATGGTGGACGAGGGCATTTTGCAGATGAAGGACTACCGCACGCCCGACCCCTATGGCTACTTCTACCAGAAGCGTGCCCTGGAAGTGCAGGCCTACGACGTCTACCCCTTCCTGCTACCCGAATTGGGCACCAGCAGCACCGGCGGCGACGGCTACGACCTCTCGCGCCGCACCACGCCCGTGCCCAACCGCCGCGTGCGCCTGCTCGCCAAATGGAGCGGCGTGCTCACTGCCGACGCCAGCGGCAAGGTGCGCTACAAACTGCAAATCCCGCAGTTCAGCGGGGCCATCCGCATCATGGCCGTGGCCTATAAAAACGACGCCTTCGGCTCGGCCGAACATACCATGCGCGTGGCTGACCCGGTGGTTATTTCCACGGCGCTGCCGCGGTTTTTGAGCCCTGGCGACACGATTGACGTGCCGGTGACGCTAACAAATACAACGGGAAACAAGATTACAGGTGTAATCCACATGCTACTGAAAGGTGATAAAACTGTTTCCGAGTTAACCCAAAATGCGGCAATCCAAAGCGACATGAAGCTGCATGATGGTCTGCTTGAAGTTGTTGAAACAAGTAACCAACCAATTTCTGATGCAGCGTCCCGTTCCACTTGGTACACAGCTCAAGGGATTGTGCTTCTGCCTAATACAGAGAGAAGAATTGTTTTTCGATTGAAGGCTCGTGAGAAGATAGGCAGTGATGTTGTGAGAATTATTGTCACTGAGTCGAATGGCAGCAAGGAGCGTTTCACCGAAATCGTTGAGCTGCCCATCCGCCCCGCTTCGCCGCTGCAGAAGCGCACGGGGGCGGGCGTGGTGGCGGGCGGCGCGGCCCAGCAGCTGAACTTGCGCACCGACTTCCTGCCTTCCTCCTTGCGGAGCCAACTGGTGGTGAGCCGCTCGCCGATGACGGAGTTTGCCAAGGACCTGCGCTACCTGCTGCAATACCCCTACGGCTGCCTGGAGCAAACCGTGTCGGCCGCCTTCCCGCAGCTGTACTACGGCGACCTGGCCGCCACGCTGGGCCAGAAAACCGGTAGAACAAGTAAAGCTGGCCTGTTCAATCCAAACTACCATGTGCAGGAAGCCATCCGCAAGGTGGAAGCCCAGCAGATGTACAACGGCAGCCTCAGCTACTGGCCCGGTGGCGACTACGACAACTGGTGGGCTACCGCCTACGCCGCGCACTTCCTGCTGGAAGCCCAGCAAGCCGGCTTCGACGTGAACAAGAACGTCCTCGACCGGGTGCTCCGCTACTTGCAGGCCCGCGTCCGCAAGCGCGAAACCGAAACCTACAACATCATCCAGACCGGCGGCGTGATTCAGCCTCTCACGCTGGCGAAAAAGGAAATTGCCTACTCGCTGTACGTGCTGGCCCTGGCCGGCCGCCCCGATGCCGTGGGCCTGAACTACTACAAGGCCAACCGCAAGCTGCTGCCCGAAGATTCGCGCTACCTGCTGGCGGCGGCCTTCGCCCTGAGCGGCAACCAGCGCAGCTACCGGGAGGCACTGCCCACCCGCTTCGGGGTGCAGTCCATTGCCGGCCGCCAGCTCGACGGCGCCTTCTCCTCCCCCATCCGCGACGAGGCCCTGGTGCTCAACGCCCTGCTCGCCGCCGACCCCGCCAACGCCCAGGTGAACGTCCTGGCCCGCCAGCTCAGCCGCCAGGTGAAGCAGGCCAACTGGCTCAGCACCCAGGAACGCGCCTTCGCACTGCTGGCACTGGGCAAGCTGGCCAAGAAAAACGCCGGCAGCACCGTCACGGCCAGTCTGCTGGCTGATGGCAAGGCTATTGGCAACTTCTCGGGCAAGGACCTCACAGTAAGCAACGTGGCCAACCGCCAGCTGGCCCTGCGCACCAGCGGCCGGGGCAGCCTCTACTACTTCTGGGAAACCGAGGGCATCTCACCCACCGGCCAGGTGCGCGAGGAAGACGCCTACCTGCAGGTGCGCCGCCAGTTCCTGAACCGTACCGGCCAGCCCGTAGGCAGCACCAGCTTCCGCCAGAATGATTTGGTGGTGGTGAAAATCACCATCCAGTCGGCTGAAAGCGCCGGTGAAGTCAAGAACGTGGCCATCACCGACCTGCTCCCCGCCGGCCTGGAAATCGAAAACCCGCGCATCGGC